The following are encoded in a window of Mycobacterium vicinigordonae genomic DNA:
- a CDS encoding DoxX family protein produces MSPLTSPKTYAGLAAFHAVDAVLCALQVPPIKKALDTVECPENIRPVFPVVKVAAAVGLASVTRFPGLARLTTAMLTLYFILAVGAHVRVRDKVANTIPAATFLAVFAAMTVKGPDTDA; encoded by the coding sequence ATGAGCCCTTTGACATCACCGAAGACCTATGCCGGCCTCGCCGCCTTCCACGCGGTAGATGCGGTGCTGTGTGCACTGCAGGTGCCACCGATCAAGAAGGCGTTGGACACCGTCGAATGCCCGGAAAACATCCGCCCGGTGTTTCCGGTGGTGAAGGTGGCGGCAGCGGTTGGGCTGGCCTCGGTGACCCGATTCCCGGGGTTGGCGCGGCTGACGACGGCAATGCTGACGCTGTATTTCATCTTGGCAGTCGGCGCGCATGTGCGGGTGCGCGACAAGGTCGCCAACACGATTCCAGCGGCGACCTTCCTGGCCGTTTTCGCGGCGATGACGGTGAAGGGCCCGGACACGGACGCTTAG
- the inhA gene encoding NADH-dependent enoyl-ACP reductase InhA, translating into MAGLLEGKRILVSGIITDSSIAFHIARVAQEQGAQLVLTGFDRMRLIQRIADRLPEKAPLIELDVQNEKHLASLAERVKAEIGEDNNLDGVVHSIGFMPQTGMGINPFFDAPYEDVSKGIHISAYSYASLAKALLPIMNRGGCIVGMDFDPTRAMPAYNWMTVAKSALESVNRFVAREAGKVGVRSNLVAAGPIRTLAMSAIVGGALGEEAGAQMKLLEDGWDQRAPIGWDMKDPTPVAKTVCALLSEWLPATTGDIIYADGGAHTQLL; encoded by the coding sequence ATGGCAGGACTGCTCGAGGGCAAACGAATCCTGGTCTCCGGGATCATTACCGACTCGTCGATCGCGTTCCACATCGCCCGGGTCGCCCAGGAACAGGGCGCCCAGCTGGTGTTAACCGGATTCGACCGAATGCGGCTGATTCAGCGCATCGCCGACCGGCTGCCCGAGAAGGCGCCACTGATCGAGCTCGACGTGCAGAACGAGAAGCATTTGGCCAGCTTGGCCGAGCGCGTCAAAGCCGAGATTGGCGAGGACAACAATCTCGACGGCGTGGTGCACTCGATCGGCTTCATGCCGCAGACCGGTATGGGCATCAACCCGTTCTTCGACGCCCCTTACGAGGACGTATCCAAAGGCATTCACATCTCGGCGTATTCGTACGCCTCGCTGGCCAAGGCGCTGCTGCCGATCATGAACCGCGGTGGCTGCATAGTCGGGATGGACTTCGACCCTACGCGCGCGATGCCGGCCTACAACTGGATGACGGTGGCCAAGAGTGCGCTGGAATCCGTCAACCGTTTCGTGGCCCGTGAGGCCGGCAAGGTCGGTGTCCGGTCAAATCTCGTTGCCGCAGGGCCAATCCGGACATTGGCCATGAGCGCGATCGTGGGCGGAGCGCTCGGTGAGGAAGCTGGCGCCCAGATGAAGTTACTCGAAGACGGCTGGGACCAACGTGCCCCGATCGGCTGGGACATGAAGGATCCCACTCCGGTCGCCAAGACGGTGTGTGCGTTACTGTCGGAATGGCTGCCGGCGACGACGGGCGACATCATCTACGCCGACGGCGGCGCGCACACACAGTTGCTCTAG
- a CDS encoding ferrochelatase, with the protein MDFDAVLLLSFGGPEGPEQVRPFLQNVTRGRNVPPERLDEVAEHYLHFGGVSPINGINRALIDQLRAAQELPVYFGNRNWGPYVEDAVKEMRDNGIRRAAVFTTSAWSGYSSCTQYVGDIARARQAAGDNAPDLIKLRTYFDHPLFVEIFAEAVTNAAEKLPQARLVFTAHSIPIIADQRCGPNLYSRQVAYAAKLVAKAVGYADYDLVWQSRSGPPQVPWLEPDVGDHLTVLHQQGVKSVVVCPIGFVADHIEVVWDLDQELRLQAEALGVAFARAATPNADPRFARLATDLIDELRQGREPVRVAGADPVDGCLASGNGAPCRPPHCAAKPG; encoded by the coding sequence ATGGATTTTGACGCTGTCCTGCTGCTCTCGTTCGGCGGGCCGGAGGGGCCGGAGCAGGTTCGGCCGTTCCTGCAGAACGTCACCCGGGGCCGCAATGTGCCGCCTGAGCGCCTCGACGAGGTGGCGGAGCACTACCTGCATTTCGGCGGCGTGTCGCCGATCAACGGCATCAACCGCGCGCTGATCGATCAGCTGCGAGCCGCCCAAGAGCTGCCCGTCTACTTCGGCAACCGCAATTGGGGGCCGTACGTCGAAGACGCAGTAAAAGAGATGCGCGACAATGGTATTCGTCGTGCGGCAGTTTTCACTACCTCGGCGTGGAGCGGCTATTCCAGCTGCACGCAGTACGTGGGGGACATCGCCCGGGCGCGCCAGGCCGCCGGCGACAACGCGCCCGACCTGATTAAACTGCGCACCTACTTCGACCATCCGCTGTTCGTCGAGATCTTCGCCGAAGCGGTGACGAATGCCGCCGAAAAACTGCCCCAAGCGCGCTTGGTATTCACCGCGCACTCCATTCCGATCATCGCCGACCAGCGTTGTGGTCCCAACCTGTACTCTCGTCAAGTTGCATATGCCGCAAAGCTTGTCGCGAAAGCGGTGGGCTACGCAGATTACGACCTGGTGTGGCAGTCGCGCTCAGGCCCACCGCAGGTTCCGTGGCTCGAGCCCGACGTCGGCGATCACTTGACCGTGCTGCACCAACAAGGTGTCAAGTCCGTAGTCGTCTGTCCCATCGGCTTTGTCGCCGACCACATCGAGGTGGTGTGGGACCTCGACCAGGAGTTGCGGCTGCAGGCCGAGGCGCTGGGGGTAGCCTTTGCCAGAGCCGCGACGCCCAATGCTGACCCTCGATTTGCCAGGCTGGCAACCGATTTGATCGACGAACTGCGCCAGGGCAGGGAGCCGGTACGGGTCGCCGGTGCCGACCCGGTCGACGGTTGCTTGGCCAGCGGCAACGGCGCACCGTGCCGTCCGCCGCATTGCGCGGCGAAACCCGGCTAG
- the ripB gene encoding NlpC/P60 family peptidoglycan endopeptidase RipB has protein sequence MRHNRFRLIGLAWITTLVSGLLIAVAAPAAADPGEWDPTLPAATSAGAPGDPLAVANASLQATAQATQTTLNLGQQFLSGLGINLGGATPAANNTTGSRIPRANGRQAIEHVIQRAGSQMGVPYSWGGGSLDGPSKGVEDGANITGFDCSGLMRYAFAGVGVLIPRFSGDQYNAGRHIPQNEARRGDLIFYGPNGRQHVTLYLGNGQMLEASSLAGKVTISPVRKPGMTPYLTRIIEY, from the coding sequence ATGCGGCACAACAGATTTCGATTGATCGGTCTAGCCTGGATCACCACCTTGGTATCCGGGCTATTGATCGCTGTCGCAGCGCCGGCCGCTGCCGACCCCGGCGAATGGGACCCCACCCTGCCGGCGGCAACCAGCGCCGGGGCACCGGGCGACCCGCTGGCCGTCGCCAACGCCTCGCTGCAGGCTACTGCGCAAGCTACCCAGACCACTTTGAACCTGGGTCAGCAGTTTCTTAGCGGGCTGGGCATCAACTTGGGCGGCGCCACGCCGGCGGCCAACAACACCACCGGCAGTCGCATTCCACGGGCGAATGGCAGGCAAGCCATCGAGCACGTGATACAGCGCGCCGGATCGCAAATGGGTGTTCCCTACTCCTGGGGTGGTGGCTCGCTTGATGGCCCGAGCAAGGGCGTGGAGGACGGTGCCAACATCACCGGCTTCGACTGCTCGGGCCTGATGCGCTACGCCTTCGCCGGCGTTGGCGTGCTGATACCGCGGTTCTCCGGTGACCAGTACAACGCCGGACGCCACATCCCCCAGAACGAGGCCAGGCGTGGCGATCTGATTTTCTACGGTCCCAATGGCAGGCAGCACGTCACCTTGTATCTGGGCAACGGGCAGATGCTGGAGGCCTCCAGCCTGGCTGGCAAAGTCACCATCAGCCCGGTGCGCAAGCCCGGCATGACGCCCTACCTGACTAGGATCATCGAGTACTGA
- a CDS encoding AAA family ATPase: protein MTQAGGGYPGQGAHSGPPTQEAPAGGADGLAAEVHTLERAIFEVKRIIVGQDQLVERMLVGLLAKGHVLLEGVPGVAKTLAVETFAKVVGGSFARIQFTPDLVPTDIVGTRIYRQGKEEFDTELGPVVVNFLLADEINRAPAKVQSALLEVMAERHVSIGGKTFPLPNPFLVMATQNPIEQEGVYPLPEAQRDRFLFKINVGYPSPEEEREIIYRMGVTPPQPKQILGTGDLLRLQGVAANSFVHHALVDYVVRVVMATRHPEQLGMNDVKTWIAFGASPRASLGIIAASRALALVRGRDYVIPQDIIDVIPDVLRHRLVLTYDALADEITSETVISRVLQTVALPQVNAVPQQGHSVGPVMQGATVAAGGR, encoded by the coding sequence ATGACACAAGCAGGTGGCGGTTACCCGGGCCAGGGTGCTCACTCGGGCCCACCCACCCAGGAGGCGCCGGCGGGCGGTGCCGACGGGTTGGCCGCCGAGGTGCACACCCTGGAGCGGGCGATATTCGAGGTCAAGCGCATCATCGTCGGCCAGGACCAATTGGTCGAGCGGATGCTCGTAGGCCTGCTCGCCAAGGGGCACGTACTGCTCGAAGGTGTCCCCGGCGTCGCCAAGACGCTGGCGGTCGAGACCTTCGCGAAGGTCGTCGGCGGCTCGTTCGCGCGCATCCAGTTCACCCCTGACCTGGTACCCACCGACATCGTCGGAACCCGCATCTACCGGCAGGGCAAAGAGGAGTTCGACACCGAACTGGGTCCGGTGGTGGTCAACTTCCTGCTCGCCGACGAGATCAACCGCGCGCCGGCCAAGGTGCAGTCGGCGCTGCTCGAGGTGATGGCCGAACGCCACGTGTCCATCGGTGGCAAGACTTTCCCGCTGCCCAACCCGTTCCTGGTGATGGCGACGCAGAACCCGATCGAGCAGGAGGGGGTGTACCCGCTGCCGGAGGCGCAGCGCGACCGCTTCTTGTTCAAGATCAACGTCGGCTATCCGTCGCCGGAAGAGGAACGCGAGATCATCTACCGGATGGGTGTCACGCCGCCGCAGCCCAAGCAGATTCTGGGCACCGGCGACCTGCTGCGCCTGCAGGGCGTCGCGGCCAACAGCTTTGTGCACCACGCGCTGGTCGACTACGTGGTGCGTGTCGTTATGGCGACTCGACACCCCGAGCAGTTGGGGATGAACGACGTCAAGACGTGGATTGCATTCGGCGCCTCGCCACGTGCCTCGCTGGGCATCATCGCCGCCTCGCGAGCGCTGGCCCTGGTGCGTGGGCGCGACTATGTGATCCCGCAGGACATCATCGACGTGATTCCTGACGTATTGCGGCACCGGCTGGTGCTCACCTACGACGCGCTAGCCGACGAGATCACCTCGGAGACCGTGATCAGCCGGGTGTTGCAGACGGTAGCGCTGCCGCAGGTCAATGCCGTTCCGCAGCAAGGGCATTCGGTTGGTCCGGTTATGCAGGGTGCCACCGTGGCGGCTGGCGGTCGGTGA
- a CDS encoding VWA domain-containing protein encodes MTLPLLGPMSLSGFAHSWWFLFLLLVAGLVALYVVLQLARQRRMLRFANMELLESVAPKRPSKWRHVPAILLVCSLVLLTVAMAGPTNDVRIPRNRAVVMLVIDVSQSMRATDVEPNRMAAAEEAAKQFAGELTPGINLGLIAYAGTATVLVQPTTNRDATKAALDKLQFADRTATGEAIFTALQAIATVGAVIGGGDTPPPARIVLFSDGKETMPTNPDNPKGAYTAARTAKDQGVPISTISFGTPYGFVEINDQRQPVPVDDETMKKVAQLSGGNSYSAATLQELKQVYSSLQQQIGYETIRGDASTGWLRLGALVLATAALAALLINRRLPT; translated from the coding sequence ATGACGTTGCCGTTGCTGGGGCCGATGTCGCTGTCCGGCTTCGCACATTCCTGGTGGTTTCTTTTCCTGCTGCTCGTGGCCGGGCTGGTCGCACTGTATGTGGTGTTGCAGCTCGCACGGCAGCGGCGCATGCTGCGCTTCGCCAACATGGAGTTGTTGGAAAGCGTTGCGCCCAAACGTCCTTCGAAGTGGCGACACGTGCCGGCGATCCTACTGGTGTGTTCGTTGGTGTTGTTGACGGTCGCCATGGCCGGGCCCACCAACGATGTCCGGATTCCGCGGAACCGTGCGGTGGTGATGCTGGTGATCGACGTGTCGCAGTCGATGCGCGCCACCGATGTCGAACCGAACCGGATGGCCGCGGCTGAGGAGGCGGCCAAGCAGTTTGCCGGTGAGTTGACCCCGGGAATCAACCTCGGCTTGATCGCCTATGCGGGTACCGCCACGGTGTTGGTCCAACCCACTACGAACCGGGATGCGACAAAGGCCGCGCTGGACAAGTTGCAGTTCGCTGACCGCACCGCCACCGGGGAGGCGATCTTCACCGCCTTGCAGGCCATCGCCACCGTCGGCGCGGTGATCGGCGGAGGCGACACGCCTCCGCCGGCGCGCATCGTCTTGTTCTCCGACGGCAAAGAGACGATGCCGACTAACCCCGACAACCCGAAGGGCGCCTATACCGCCGCCCGCACCGCCAAGGACCAGGGCGTGCCGATTTCGACGATCTCGTTCGGCACCCCCTACGGCTTCGTCGAGATCAACGACCAGCGCCAGCCAGTTCCCGTCGACGACGAGACGATGAAGAAGGTCGCGCAGCTTTCCGGCGGTAACTCCTACAGCGCCGCGACGCTGCAGGAGCTGAAGCAGGTGTACTCGTCGCTGCAGCAGCAGATTGGGTACGAGACGATCAGGGGTGACGCGAGTACCGGGTGGTTGCGGTTGGGTGCGTTGGTGTTGGCGACCGCCGCGCTGGCGGCCTTGCTGATCAACCGCCGATTGCCGACCTAG
- a CDS encoding DUF58 domain-containing protein codes for MMRGTIDDPKLSAALRTLELTVSRKLDGILHGDHLGLIPGPGSEPGESRIYQPGDDVRRMDWAVTARTTHPHVRQMIADRELETWLVVDMSASLDFGTSTCEKRDLAVAAAAAICYLNVGGGNRLGALISNGANTIRVPARSGREHVQTLLRTIATTPKAPVGVRGDLAEAIDALRRPERRRGMAVIISDFLGPINWMRPLRAIAARHEVLAIEVLDPRDVELPDIGDVVLQDAESGAVREFTIDAQLQTDFSRAAAAHRADVARTIRGCGAPVMTLRTDRDWIADIVRFVSHRRRGAMAGRR; via the coding sequence ATGATGCGCGGCACCATCGACGACCCAAAGTTGTCGGCGGCGCTGCGCACCCTCGAGCTGACGGTCAGCCGCAAGTTGGACGGCATCCTCCACGGCGACCATCTGGGGTTGATACCCGGGCCGGGCAGCGAACCCGGGGAGTCGCGCATCTACCAGCCCGGCGACGACGTGCGCCGGATGGACTGGGCGGTTACCGCACGCACCACCCACCCGCATGTACGGCAGATGATCGCCGACCGCGAGTTGGAGACCTGGCTGGTGGTGGACATGTCGGCCAGCCTGGACTTCGGCACGTCGACGTGCGAGAAGCGTGACCTCGCGGTGGCGGCCGCGGCGGCCATCTGTTACCTCAACGTCGGTGGCGGTAATCGGCTTGGTGCGCTGATTTCCAATGGCGCCAACACGATTCGAGTACCGGCGCGATCCGGCCGCGAGCACGTGCAGACGCTGCTGCGCACCATCGCGACCACGCCGAAGGCGCCGGTCGGGGTGCGTGGCGACCTGGCCGAGGCCATTGACGCGCTGCGCCGGCCGGAGCGCCGCCGCGGCATGGCGGTCATCATCAGTGACTTCCTGGGGCCCATCAACTGGATGCGGCCGCTGCGTGCCATCGCGGCGCGCCACGAGGTGCTGGCCATCGAGGTGCTCGACCCCCGCGATGTGGAGCTACCGGACATCGGCGATGTCGTGCTGCAAGACGCCGAGTCCGGAGCCGTTCGTGAATTCACCATTGATGCACAGCTGCAAACTGATTTCTCCAGGGCCGCGGCGGCTCACCGCGCCGACGTAGCCCGCACGATCCGCGGTTGCGGTGCCCCGGTCATGACGCTTCGTACCGACCGGGACTGGATTGCCGACATTGTGCGCTTTGTTTCCCATCGCCGGCGCGGGGCTATGGCGGGGCGCCGGTGA
- a CDS encoding SPFH domain-containing protein, with the protein MGVTVLVLLLVLVGFTVIIVAKSVALIPQAEAAVIERLGRYSRTISGQLTLLVPFIDRVRARVDLRERVVSFPPQPVITEDNLTLNIDTVVYFQVTVPQAAVYEISNYIVGVEQLTTTTLRNVVGGMTLEQTLTSRDQINAQLRGVLDEATGRWGLRVARVELRSIDPPPSIQASMEKQMKADREKRAMILTAEGTREAQIKQAEGQKAAQILAAEGAKQAAILAAEADRQSRVLRAQGERAAAYLRAQGQAKAIEKTFAAIKAGRPTPEMLAYQYLQTLPEMARGDANKVWVVPSDFNAALQGFTRLLGKQGEDGVFRFEPSPPDDTAKHAAADDDAEVADWFSTDTGPAISQAKATTDVVARNPLGTSPEIRQ; encoded by the coding sequence GTGGGTGTGACAGTGCTGGTTTTGTTGCTCGTGCTGGTGGGGTTCACCGTCATCATCGTGGCCAAGTCGGTGGCCCTGATTCCGCAGGCCGAGGCGGCGGTGATCGAGCGGCTAGGGCGGTACAGCCGCACCATCAGCGGACAGCTGACGTTGCTTGTGCCATTTATCGACCGCGTGCGAGCCCGGGTGGACCTGCGCGAGCGGGTGGTGTCGTTCCCGCCGCAGCCAGTCATCACCGAGGACAACCTGACGCTGAACATCGACACCGTCGTCTACTTCCAGGTCACCGTCCCGCAGGCGGCGGTGTACGAGATCAGCAATTACATCGTCGGTGTGGAACAGCTCACCACCACCACGCTGCGCAATGTCGTCGGTGGCATGACCCTCGAGCAGACGCTGACCTCCCGCGACCAGATCAACGCCCAATTGCGCGGCGTGCTCGACGAGGCCACCGGTCGCTGGGGCTTGCGGGTCGCGCGGGTGGAATTGCGCAGTATCGACCCGCCGCCGTCCATTCAGGCGTCGATGGAAAAGCAGATGAAGGCCGACCGGGAAAAGCGGGCGATGATCCTGACCGCCGAGGGCACCCGCGAAGCCCAGATCAAGCAGGCCGAAGGACAGAAGGCAGCACAGATCTTGGCCGCCGAGGGCGCCAAGCAGGCAGCCATTCTGGCCGCTGAGGCCGATCGGCAGTCCCGGGTGCTGCGGGCCCAAGGTGAGCGCGCAGCTGCCTATCTGCGGGCCCAAGGGCAGGCCAAGGCCATCGAGAAGACGTTCGCCGCCATCAAGGCCGGCCGGCCTACCCCGGAGATGTTGGCATACCAGTATTTGCAGACGCTGCCCGAGATGGCGCGCGGCGATGCCAACAAGGTGTGGGTGGTCCCCAGCGATTTCAACGCGGCGCTGCAGGGGTTCACCCGACTGCTCGGCAAGCAGGGCGAGGACGGGGTGTTCCGGTTCGAGCCCTCGCCGCCCGACGACACCGCCAAGCATGCCGCCGCCGACGACGACGCCGAGGTCGCCGACTGGTTCTCCACCGACACCGGCCCGGCCATCTCCCAGGCGAAGGCCACCACCGATGTCGTTGCCCGCAATCCGCTGGGTACCTCACCCGAGATTCGTCAATAG
- a CDS encoding sensor histidine kinase, with the protein MVTDPVTATPSLQRRVIVLVVALLAVLLVVLGVTIDFMLRTQAERNLHDRLLAATSRADALVGVNTPPDLLAAQLNGGSVRALVVMADGATYGDPGISPDTKAGSTVPPPPPPPPPPVPGPIAPGLPPLASGAPPLPPPPPMPPDSTATVVVHPLPDGARLILVADTTQTTQVTRQLRQIMIGAGLATLLLAGLLLVAVSRAALRPLERLTALAKDIATGDRGRRLRPSRADTELGRAATAFDVMLDALEDSELRARQAADTAQRAEAATRQFLADAAHELRTPIAGIQVAAEQLAAHQTDVEDAQHRRASLLQSDARRAGRLVADMLDLSRIDAGLVLDRQDTDLGATVDAEVQRAAMLAPQLSIVRTGLPTLNVDADPTRIAQILSNLLDNARRHTPAGGAITIDVSADSAVAVVTVTDTGPGVPDDERYRIFERLVRLDSDRARDHGGAGLGLSIARALARAHGGDLVCVPHDGGARFRLSLELPPRM; encoded by the coding sequence ATCGTGACAGACCCGGTCACCGCCACCCCGTCGCTGCAGCGACGGGTGATTGTGCTGGTCGTGGCGCTTCTGGCGGTGCTGCTAGTGGTGCTGGGCGTCACGATCGACTTCATGCTCCGCACCCAGGCTGAGCGCAACCTGCACGACAGGCTGCTGGCCGCGACGTCCCGCGCTGACGCGCTGGTGGGTGTCAACACCCCGCCGGACCTGCTGGCCGCCCAACTCAACGGCGGCAGCGTGCGCGCGCTGGTGGTGATGGCCGACGGCGCCACCTACGGCGATCCCGGCATCAGTCCTGACACCAAAGCCGGTTCCACTGTCCCGCCGCCCCCGCCACCGCCTCCCCCTCCCGTGCCCGGCCCGATTGCGCCGGGCTTGCCGCCGCTGGCGTCCGGTGCGCCGCCGCTGCCCCCGCCGCCACCCATGCCGCCCGACTCGACCGCGACGGTCGTCGTCCACCCGTTGCCTGACGGCGCGCGGCTGATCCTGGTCGCCGATACCACCCAGACCACGCAGGTGACCCGCCAGCTCCGGCAGATCATGATCGGCGCGGGCCTGGCGACGCTGCTGCTTGCCGGGCTACTGCTGGTGGCGGTCAGCCGGGCCGCGCTGCGCCCGTTGGAGCGGCTGACCGCGCTGGCTAAGGACATCGCGACCGGCGATCGCGGCCGGCGGTTGCGGCCGTCTCGAGCCGACACCGAATTAGGACGTGCTGCAACGGCTTTCGATGTCATGCTGGATGCGCTCGAGGACTCCGAATTGAGGGCTCGGCAGGCCGCCGACACCGCGCAGCGCGCCGAAGCGGCGACCCGGCAGTTCCTGGCCGACGCCGCGCACGAGTTACGCACGCCGATCGCGGGCATCCAGGTCGCCGCCGAGCAACTTGCTGCCCACCAGACCGATGTAGAGGACGCTCAGCATCGGCGCGCCAGCCTGCTGCAATCCGACGCCCGTCGCGCAGGCAGGCTGGTCGCCGACATGTTGGACCTCAGCCGTATCGACGCCGGGTTGGTGTTGGATAGGCAGGACACCGACCTGGGCGCCACCGTCGACGCGGAGGTGCAACGGGCGGCGATGCTGGCCCCTCAGCTCTCGATCGTCCGCACCGGGCTGCCGACGCTGAATGTCGACGCCGACCCGACCCGGATCGCGCAGATTCTGTCCAACCTGCTCGACAACGCGCGCCGGCACACCCCAGCGGGCGGGGCGATCACCATCGACGTGAGTGCGGACAGTGCGGTTGCCGTCGTCACCGTCACCGACACCGGTCCGGGCGTTCCCGACGACGAGCGCTACCGCATCTTTGAACGTCTGGTGCGGCTGGACTCCGACCGGGCTCGCGACCACGGGGGTGCCGGACTGGGGCTGTCGATCGCACGAGCGCTGGCCCGTGCCCACGGCGGCGATCTGGTATGCGTGCCGCACGACGGCGGAGCGCGTTTCCGGTTGAGCCTGGAGCTGCCGCCGCGGATGTGA
- the fabG1 gene encoding 3-oxoacyl-ACP reductase FabG1, giving the protein MTDTATDTANEPASDGAKPTFVARSVLVTGGNRGIGLAIARRLAADGHKVAVTHRGSGAPEGLFGVECDVTDSDAVDRAFKEVEEHQGPVEVLVSNAGISADAFLIRMTEERFQKVIDANLTGAFRVTQRASRSMQKKRFGRIIYVGSVSGSWGIGNQANYAASKAGLIGMARSISRELSKANVTANVVAPGYIDTEMTRALDERIQKGALDFIPAKRVGTSEEVAGVVSFLASEDASYIAGAVIPVDGGMGMGH; this is encoded by the coding sequence GTGACTGATACAGCCACCGATACAGCAAACGAGCCTGCCTCCGACGGCGCCAAACCCACATTCGTAGCCCGATCAGTCCTGGTCACCGGCGGTAACCGGGGCATCGGGCTGGCGATCGCGCGGCGGTTGGCTGCCGACGGACACAAGGTGGCCGTCACGCACCGCGGCTCCGGGGCTCCCGAGGGGTTGTTCGGCGTCGAGTGTGACGTCACCGACAGCGACGCCGTCGACCGCGCGTTTAAAGAGGTCGAGGAGCACCAGGGTCCGGTCGAGGTCTTGGTCTCCAACGCCGGCATCTCCGCGGACGCGTTCCTCATCCGAATGACCGAGGAGCGGTTCCAGAAGGTCATCGACGCCAATCTCACCGGAGCGTTCCGCGTAACTCAGCGGGCGTCGAGAAGCATGCAAAAGAAGCGCTTCGGCCGGATCATCTACGTGGGTTCGGTATCCGGCAGCTGGGGCATCGGCAACCAGGCCAACTACGCGGCGTCGAAAGCCGGCCTGATCGGTATGGCCCGCTCGATCTCGAGGGAATTGTCCAAGGCCAATGTCACCGCGAACGTGGTGGCCCCCGGTTATATCGACACCGAGATGACCCGCGCGCTCGATGAGCGGATCCAGAAGGGGGCGCTGGATTTCATCCCGGCCAAGCGTGTCGGCACCTCCGAAGAAGTCGCCGGGGTGGTCAGCTTCCTGGCGTCCGAGGACGCCAGTTATATCGCCGGTGCGGTCATCCCGGTCGACGGCGGCATGGGCATGGGGCACTAG
- a CDS encoding response regulator transcription factor — protein sequence MTESRPATDQFSVGAPRVLVVEDSETIREMVSEALADVGYHTDSRCDGTGLEEALEGLRPDLVVLDVMLPGRDGFELIDVIREWGDVGIVMITARDGLPDRLRGLDGGADDYVVKPFELAELVSRVGAVLRRRGRLPKVVQFGDLLLDVDAGVAARSGHPLDLTATELRLLEFLVEQRGRIVSATQILSAVWGYDAYDPNLVQVHVSGLRRKLEAHGPRILHTVRGIGYRLQPPRS from the coding sequence ATGACCGAAAGCCGTCCAGCGACCGACCAGTTCAGCGTCGGCGCACCCCGGGTGTTGGTGGTCGAGGACTCCGAAACGATCCGGGAAATGGTCAGCGAGGCGCTGGCCGACGTCGGCTACCACACCGACTCCCGTTGCGACGGAACGGGATTGGAAGAAGCCCTGGAGGGCCTGCGCCCCGACTTGGTGGTGCTCGACGTGATGCTGCCGGGCCGGGACGGATTCGAGCTGATCGACGTCATCCGCGAATGGGGCGATGTCGGGATCGTGATGATCACCGCGCGCGACGGCCTGCCCGACCGGTTGCGTGGCCTCGACGGCGGCGCCGACGACTACGTCGTCAAACCGTTCGAGCTCGCCGAGCTCGTGTCGCGGGTTGGTGCCGTGCTGCGCCGACGGGGACGGCTGCCCAAGGTGGTGCAGTTCGGCGACCTGCTGCTCGACGTCGACGCGGGGGTGGCCGCGCGGTCCGGGCATCCGCTGGACCTGACCGCCACCGAGCTGCGGCTGCTGGAATTCCTGGTCGAACAGCGCGGCCGGATCGTCAGCGCCACCCAGATCCTCAGCGCGGTATGGGGATACGACGCCTACGACCCTAACCTGGTGCAGGTGCACGTCAGCGGGTTGCGGCGCAAACTCGAAGCGCACGGTCCGCGGATCCTGCACACGGTCCGCGGTATCGGCTACCGGTTGCAGCCGCCGCGATCGTGA
- a CDS encoding NfeD family protein, with amino-acid sequence MPVALIWLIGALVLVGAEALTGDMFLLMLGGGALAAAGASWLTDWPLWADGLVFLFVSVLLLATVRPTLRRRLTSAKAPVMGVKALEGKNALVLDRVAHDNGQVKLDGQVWTARPLNDGDVYEAGQSVTVVHIDGATAVVFKNA; translated from the coding sequence ATGCCCGTCGCGCTGATCTGGCTAATCGGAGCGTTGGTTCTCGTCGGTGCTGAAGCGCTTACCGGCGACATGTTCCTGCTGATGCTCGGTGGGGGCGCGCTGGCCGCGGCCGGCGCCAGTTGGCTGACGGACTGGCCGCTGTGGGCAGACGGACTGGTGTTCCTGTTTGTCTCGGTGTTGCTGCTGGCTACCGTCCGGCCAACCTTGCGTCGTCGTCTGACATCGGCCAAGGCGCCGGTGATGGGAGTAAAGGCGCTGGAGGGCAAGAACGCGTTGGTGCTCGACCGGGTCGCCCACGACAACGGCCAAGTCAAGCTTGACGGTCAGGTGTGGACCGCGCGCCCGCTGAACGACGGTGACGTCTACGAGGCCGGTCAGTCGGTCACCGTCGTGCACATCGACGGCGCGACCGCGGTGGTCTTCAAGAACGCGTAG